The window GCTCGACGAAGGCACCGATGCGCGCGAGCCGCTCGGGGTCGGGACCGATGGCGTCGGGGTCGTACCCGGCGGCCTCCATGGCCCGGGGGAGGGTGATTCCGTCCCCGTCGGTGAGCAGCTGCGCCTGCGCGAGGCTGAGCTGCCCGGAGGCGAGCCTCGACCCGACACAGGCGAGCCCGAACCGGGCGCCCTCCTCGTCCCCGAAATTCACGATGGCGAGGGGCTTGCTGAAGTGCGCGTCTCGGCCCCGGAGTTCATCGAGAGCGGCGAAGGAGGACACGACACCGAGGGGGCCGTCGAAGGCCCCACCGTCGGGCACGGAGTCAAGATGCGACCCGGTGACGACGGCGTCCCCGGCGGAGGGATCGCCGAGCCAGGCCCACTGATTCCCGTTCCGGTCGACCTCGTAGGCCAGTCCCCGGGACTCGGCCTGCGCCTTGAACCAGGCCCGGCATTCGGCGTCGGCACCGGTCCAGGCGTAGCGACGGTAGCCGTGGGAGTCGGAGTGCCGACCGATGGGGAGCAGCTCACGCCACATGGAGTGAAAGGAGCTGCCGCCCGGTACTGGCTGTTCGGTCACGCCGAGTCACCTTCGCGCATCGGGACCCGTACGCCCCGCTCATCGGCAACCGACTCCGCGATGTCGTAGCCCGCGTCCACGTGCCGGATGACGCCCATGCCCGGGTCGTTCGTGAGGACCCGGCGGATCTTCTCGCCTGCCAGCTTCGTGCCGTCGGCCACCGTCACCTGGCCGGCGTGGATGGAGCGGCCCATGCCGACGCCGCCGCCATGGTGGATGGAGACCCAGGAGGCACCGGAAGCGACGTTCACCATCGCGTTCAGCAGCGGCCAGTCGGCGATCGCGTCGGAGCCGTCGAGCATGGCCTCCGTCTCCCGGTAGGGAGAGGCGACGGACCCGCAGTCCAGGTGGTCGCGGCCGATGGCCAGCGGCGCCGCCAGCTCACCGCTCGCCACCATGTCGTTGAACCGCTCGCCCGCCTTGTCCCGCTCGCCGTACCCCAGCCAGCAGATACGCGCGGGCAGCCCCTGGAAGTGGACCCGCTCGCGGGCCATCTTGATCCAGCGGGCGAGGGACTCGTTCTCCGGGAAGAGGTCGAGCATCGCCTTGTCGGTCTTGGCGATGTCGGCCGGGTCACCGGAGAGCGCGGCCCAGCGGAAGGGACCCTTGCCCTCGCAGAACAGGGGGCGGATGTACGCGGGGACGAAGCCCGGGAAGGCGAACGCCCGGTCGTATCCGGCGAGTTGGGCCTCGCCACGGATGGAGTTGCCGTAGTCGAAGACCTCCGCACCGGCGTCCATGAAGCCGACCATCGCCTCGACGTGCCGGGCCATGGACTCCCGCGCGCGGGTCGTGAAGCCGGCCGGGTCCTTCGCGGCGTAGGAGGCCATGTCGTCGAAGTCGACGCCGACGGGCAGGTACGCCAGCGGGTCGTGCGCCGAGGTCTGGTCGGTGACGATGTCGATGGGGGCGCCCTCGGCGAGCATGCGCGGCAGCAGCTCCGCCGCGTTGCCGAGCAGGCCGATGGAGAGCGGGCGGCGGGCGTCCCGGGCCTCGACGGCGAGCTGGAGGGCGTGCTCCAGACTGTCGGCCTTCACATCGAGGTACCGGTGCTCGATGCGCCGCTCGATCGCGCGCGGGTCGCAGTCGATGCAGATCGCGACTCCGTCGTTCATCGTCACGGCGAGCGGCTGGGCGCCGCCCATGCCACCGAGCCCGGCGGTGAGGGTGATCGTCCCGGCGAGGGTGCCGTTGAACTTCTTCGCGGCGACGGCGGCGAAGGTCTCGTAGGTGCCCTGGAGGATGCCCTGGGTGCCGATGTAGATCCAGGAGCCGGCGGTCATCTGGCCGTACATGGTCAGACCGAGCTGTTCCAGGCGGCGGAACTCCTCCCAGTTGGCCCAGTCGCCGACCAGGTTGGAGTTGGCGATGAGGACGCGGGGGGCCCACTCGTGGGTCTGCATCACGCCGACCGGGCGGCCGGACTGGACGAGCATGGTCTCGTCCTGCTTCAGGCCCCGCAGGGTGCGGACCATCGCGTCGAAGGAGCGCCAGTCGCGGGCGGCCTTGCCGGTGCCGCCGTAGACGACGAGCTTGTCGGGGTGCTCGGCGACCTCGGGGTCGAGGTTGTTCTGCAGCATCCGCAGGGCGGCCTCCTGCTGCCATCCCAGGGCGCTCAGTTCCGTACCGCGCGGCGCTCGTACGGGGCGGGGTCCTGACATGGTCTGCCTCCTAGCGGATGGTGCTGCCGGATATTACTGCCGTTATTCACATCCTGGCGCTCTGAATAGAGCTAGTCAATACGTTCGTGCGCCAGCGCGGGCGCCCTGCGGATGTTTGTCTGGATACGTGGTCATGGGGAACGACTCGACGGGGGATGCGGTGGACAGGGATGCGGTGGACAGCGTCAAGGGCGGGCGGACAAGCGACGGCGAGCGGGCGGCGCGCCGGGACGAGGCGGTACGGGCCGCCGTGGAGCGGGGGCTGCTGGGGCCGGACTCCCCCATCGTGGGGCTGCTCGACGTCACCGGCATCCGGGAGTCGGCGGCGGAGCTGAGGTCGGCGTTCGACGCGGTCACCGCGCCCGGCACCCCGGTGCTGCACGCCTTCGCGGTCAAGGCGACCCCGCTGGTGCCGGTACTGCGACTGCTGCACGAGGCGGGGATCGGCGCCGAGGTGGCGAGCCCCGGCGAGCTTGCGCTGGCGCGGGCGGCGGGGCTGCCGCCGGAGCTGACGGTGCTGGACTCCCCCGCGAAGACGCCGGCCGAGCTGAGGGAGGCGCTGGCGCTCGGGATCGCGATCAACGCCGACAATCCGCAGGAGCTGGACCGTATCGACGCCCTGATGAAGTCGGCGCCGAGCCGTTCCCCGCTCGGAATCCGGGTCAATCCGCAGGTCGGCGCCGGTGCCATCGAGGCGCTGTCGACGGCGACGGCGACCTCGAAGTTCGGGGTGGCGCTGCGCGACGAGGGGGCGCGGGAGTGGGTCGTACGGGCGTATCTGGACCGGCCGTGGCTGACCCGGCTGCATGCGCACACCGGGTCCCAGGGCGTGCCGCTGTCGCTGATGGCGCGGGGCGTGGCGGAGACGTACGAGCTGGCCGAGGAGATCAACGGGCGGATCGGGCGACGGCAGATCGACACGGTCGACATCGGCGGCGGGCTGCCGGTGAACTTCTCCTCGGACGCCACGACACCGACGTACGCGCAGTACGCGCGGCTGCTGAGCGAGGCGGTGCCGGGGCTGTTCGACGGGCGGTACGGGCTGGTGACCGAGTTCGGGCGGTCGCTGCTGGCCAAGCACGGGACGGTGCTGGCGCGGGTGGAGTACACCAAGAGCGCGGGCGGGCGGCCGGTCGCGGTGACGCACGCGGGCGTGCAGGTGGCGACGCGGACGGTGTACGCGCCGGGGTCCTGGCCGCTCAGGATCGCCGCGTACGACGCGAAGGGGCGGCCGAAGACGGGGGCCGAGGTGGTCCAGGACGTGGCCGGGCCCGCCTGTTTCGCGGGTGATCTGCTGGCCGAGGCGCGGGCGCTGCCGCCGCTGGAGCAAGGGGACTTGGTGGCGGCACTGGACACGGGCGCGTACTACTTCGCGCACCACTACGCGTACAACTCCCTGGCCCGGCCCGGTGTTTACGGCTTTGCGCCGGGCGGCTCAGAGGGTGTCGCCTTCGCGACGGTGCGGGAGCCGCAGAGCCTCGACTCGATCGTGGCCGAATCCGGAGGGGCGCACGCGTCCGCCCTCACCACCCTCCGCACACCCGGCCGCGCTTGACGCACTCCGGCGGATCTGCGGTTCAACAGGCTGGTAAACAGGGTCAGTTGACCTACCTTAGCCATCCGCCGCATGTTCCACTGGAAAATGCCAGAACCCTCACCCGCCGCTCACACGTTGCGTAGTTTCGGCGTTACTCAGCCGAACCCGAGGCGGGAGGGGAGCCACGGTGCCCGGAATCGACGAGTGCCTGCTCGAGGCCATGCGGCTGCCCGGAGCACGGGGCGTGGCGCTGGTCGACTGGACCAGCGGGCTTGCCCTGGGCACGGTCGGCGAATCCCCGGGCGGCGATCCGGAGGCAAGCGCGGCGGAGGCGGCGGAGCTGGCCCGGCTGGCGGCGGAGCACCGGGCGTTCGCGCCGGGCGACGACGCCGACGAGGCGGAGCTCCCGCTCGAGGACCTGATCCTCAGCAACCGGGACAGCTACCACGTGCTGCGGTTCGTCTGGACGTCCTTCGACAGCAGCGTCTTCCTGCACCTGTGGCTGAACCGCGAGGAGGGCAACCTCGCTCTGGCCCGGATCCGACTCGGGGAGCTGGCCGGACGGCTGGTGCTGGGATGAGGGCGCTACGAGCCATGGCGACCGGACGGTGGTCCTGGCATGACGGCGCGACGAGCCACGCCGGCCGGGCGGTGGTGCCGGCATGACCGCACTGCGAGCCACTCCGGCCGGACCGCCCCGGCTGCCGGTGCGGGACCGAAGTACGGCCGGGGAGCGGGCGCCGCGCGGACTTTCGCCGATGCTGAGCCGGCTCGCCGCCGAGCAGGCCACCGGCGTCCTGCTGCGCGAGCGCGGCACGCTGTATCTCGCCGAGGGCCGGGTGGTGCATGCCGAGAGCCCGGCCGCCCCGGGTCTGGACGTCCTGCTGACCGCGCACGGCACCCTCTCCACCGCCGCCTGGCGGGACGCCGTCGCCCGGGCCGACGACCGGCACGGCGCCGCCCGGCTCCTGGTCGACGGCGGCCGGATCACCCCGGGCACGCTGGAACTGTGCCACCTGGGCGCGCTCTACGACGCCGCGTACTTCGCCCTCGCCCCCAGCAGCACCCCGGGCCGCTTCCGCTACGGCACCGGGCACTGGCTCGGCCCCGTGCACCCGGTGCCGGTGGCCGCCGTCGAGCGCGAGACGCTGCGCCGCCGCGACCTGCTGCACCGCATCTGGCCCGACCCGGGCACGGACCAGGCCCCCCTCGCCCGCGCCGACCCGCTCCGCACCCCGATGCTCACCGCACGCCAGCGAGCGGTCGTGGCCCTGCTGGACGGCGTACGCACGGCGACGGACATCGCCCGCGCCCTGGGCCGCCCGGCGTTCCACACCCTGGTGGACATACGACGCCTGGCAGCGGCGGGAGTCCTGACCCCACGGCCCGTGGAGCCGGAGCGCACGGCCGCGGTAGCCACCCCGCTCAGCCCCCCGAGCACCCCGCGGTCCGAGCCTCCGAACCCGACCCCCGCACCCCCACCCCTCCCCACCCGACCGAACCCCCCGTCCCCCGCGGAGCGCCTCGCGGTTGACGACCCCGATGTCGCCCTGCTGAAGAGAGTCCGGGATGCGCTGGAGGCGCTTTGATCGACAAAGGAGAGAGTTGATGGGCGCCGAGGCGTCGATAGTCGATGAGTTGCAGCGGCTCCGAGCCCATATCCCCCAGCTGACCGGCTCCCTCGTGGCCGGCGTCGACGGGCTGGTCGTTGTCGAGGACACCCCCGGTGTGGAGCCGGAGGGCGTGGCCGCGCTCACCGCCGCCGCGCTGGGCGTGGCCGTGCGGCTCACGGACGTCACCGGCCGGGGCGAGCTGCGCGAACTGCTCGTCCGCGGCCGGGACGGCTATGTGGCGACATACGCGGCGGGCCGGAGCGCCGTACTGACCCTGCTCGCCCGGGACGACGTCAGCGTGGGCCGTCTCCATCTGGAGGGCCGCCGCGCCGCAATCCGGATCGGGGAGCTGGTCGACAGCGCCGTAGTAGCCACCAAGCCCCGCGCGAAAGCCCAGCGCACCGCACCTACCCCCCAACCACGCACCACCACGGAGAGTTGAGAGGAAGCACCGTCATGGCCAACACCGAGACCTCGCTCAAAGAGGCACTGACCTCGATCGAGGGCGCGACCGGAGTCGCGCTCGTCGACTACACCAGCGGCATGGCCCTGGGCACCCTGGGCGGCAGCAAGAGCTTCGACCTGGGCGTGGCCGCCGCCGGCAACACGGATGTCGTACGCGCCAAGATGCGCACCATGGAACACCTCGGTCTCAAGGGCGAGATCGAGGACATCCTGATCACCCTGTCCGACCAGTACCACCTGATCCGTCTGCTCAGCGGCCGCAGCGGCAACGGCCTCTTCCTGTACCTGGTGCTGGACGCCAAGCGCGCCAACCTGGCGATGGCCCGGCACCAGTTGAGGAAGATCGAGCAGGACCTGGAGATCTGACGCCCTAGACCAGCGCGTCGGCGCGGCGGCGCGCCCCGCCCGGGGCCGCGTCGCCCGCCGCGATACCGGTGGAGCGGTAGGCCTTGACGGCCTTTCCGGCGGGACGCCCGCCGCCGCCCGCGAGCCAGTCCACACGGACCCACAGCAGCTCTTCCTCGGCCCGCTCGCGCCGCCCGATCCAGCCGGACTTCAGCCACAGCCCGGCGCCCGCCCCGGCCAGCAGCATGCCGCCCGCCGCGGGCACCGCGAACGCGCTGCCGAGGGCGGCCGCGAAGGCCCCCACCAGCCACCAGCGATGGCCCCGGCGCCAGTTCCGTACGGTCACCGCCCGGTCCTGGAGCACATCGTGCTTGCCCGCGCGGGCGGTCCCGCGCATGAGGGCGCCGTACCGCCTGCGCCGCCGGTACGCCACGACCGCCGTCGTGACGATGAACAGCGCCGCACCCGCCAGCACCCCGATCCGGCGCCCGGTCAGGCCCGGCACCAGTACGCCGATCCCGGCCGCGAACACCCCGAGCCACCACAGCGGTGCCGCTCCGGCCCGTACGACGACGGCCACCCGAGCGAGACCCTGACCTCCGCGTGCCACGTTCCGCCTCCCAATCGCCTCGCAGTCGAACTCGCAGTGGCGGGAGGGTAGCGGGCCTACGTGAGACCTGTCTGAGAAGCCACGAGAAGTGTCACTCCACGAACAGGCCCCGCGCCGCCGCCCGCACGTCGAACTGCTCCAGGCGGGCCTGCGCGTCCGGCAGGTCGTCGCACATGGCCTCCAGCAGGACCCGGCCGAGCAGCATCGGGGCGCACGCGGTGTCGAAGGCGAGCCCGGTGCCGACCGCCGCGGGCAGCAGCAGGTCGGAGGCCTTGGCGACGGGCGCGAAAGCGGAGTCGGCGACCGTGACCACGGTCAGCCCGGCCTCCTTGGCGTAGCCGAGGGTGTCCAGGACCTCGCGCGGATGCCGGGGCAGCGCGAAGCAGAGCAGGGCCGTGGCCCCGGCCCGGACGCAGGCGTCGATCCGGTCGTGGATCATCGTGCCGCCCTCGTTCAGCAGCCGGACGTCCGGATGGACCTTGGCGGCGAAGTAGGCGAAGCCGTACGCCTGGGAGGCCGCCGCGCGCAGTCCGAGCACCGGCAGTGGCCGGGAGGCGGCGAGCAGTCGGCCCGCCCGCTGCACCGGGCGCGGGTCGGCCAGCAGCTCCGCCAGATGCCGCAGGTTTTCGATCTCGGCCTCGACGGCCTGCTGGTACTCGTTGTACGCGCCCGGGGCGGCCGCCGGTTCGGCGGGCGCGACCTCGCGCAGATGCTTGCGCAGGGCCGGGTAGCCGTCGAAGCCGAGGGCGACGGCGAAGCGGGTCACGGACGGCTGGCTGACACCGGCCAGTTCGGCCAGTTCGACGCTGGAGAGGAAGGGCACGTCGGCGGCCCGGCGCACCATGCTGTGCGCGATGCGCCGCTGGGTCGGGGTCAGCCGGTGCCCCTCGAAGAGCGCCTGCAGCCGTGCCGCCGGGGTGTCCCCCGTGTTCCTGTCCGCGCTCATGCCGCGCTCCCCCTCCAGATCTCCGTGAACCGGTCGAGCAGCCGGGCCGCCGCCGTCACGTCGTCCGTGAGCGGCCGGTCGGCCTGGTCCTCGTCGAGCACCGCCTCGGCGAGCTCCAGCGCACGCCCTGCCGGAACTCCCGGCTCGGGCCTGAGGCCGCGCTGGCGCAGCGCCCTTACGGCGGCGACGAGTTCGCAGCCGACGACGAGACGGTACGCGCCGCACGCGCGCAGCGTCTGCCGGGCGGCGAGCGAGGCGAAACTGGCCTGTTCCTCGACGCCCCGGGAGAGTACAGCGTGACCGAGGGAGGCGGGCGCCGAGAAGGCGCGCAGGTCACCGAGGGCGGCCGCGGCGGAGTACTCCAGGATCATCACGCCGGACGAGGCGGGCTCGTTGTCGGCGAGGAAGGGCCTGAGGCGGGTGTAGGCGGGCTCGTTGAGGGTGGACAGGCGGGAGGTGGAGAGCCGGGCCACCTGGGTGACCGCGAGCCGGAAGTGGTCCAGGGCGAGGGCGAGTTGGGCCTGGTAGAAGCCGCCGTGGTGGTAGGCGGCCAGGTCCTCGACGGCGATCAGCGGGTTCTCGGCGGCGGCGTTGATCTCCACCGCGAGCACCGTCTCCAGGGCGTCCGCCGCGTCCTGCGCGGGGCCGTGGATCTGCGGCACACAGCGGAAGCCGTACGGGTCCTGGATCCGGCCGAGCGGGGGCGTGGGCCGGTCCGCGGCACCGATCAACTCCCGCATGCTCCGGGCGACTTCGGTGGAACCGCGGTGCGGTCGGGCCTCGTGGACGGGGGCGGCGTAGGGCTCGTGCGAGCCGTCGACGGCGAGGAGGGACAGCGCGGCGACGACCTGCGTGGCGGCGATGAGCCCGCGCAGCTCGTGCAGGGCGAGCGCGGCCTGGCCGAGGGTGAGGGCGTTGCTGCTGATCAGGGCGAGGGCGTCGTTGTTGTCGAGGGGCTGCGGCTCAGGGGCACCGGCGCCGCGCCAGGGGTGTTCTCCGGCGAGCGCGAGACCCACCTGCGCAAGCGCCGCCAGATCCCCTGTACCCACCGAGCCGAACTCGTTGACGACCGGATACGCCCCGCTCTCCAGCGCCTCGCACAGCGAAGTGACCACGGTCGGCCGCAGCCCCGCGCCCCCCGCCAGCAGCTGATTCGCCCGTACGGCGAGCATGGCCCGCACCTGTCGTGCCGGAAGCTCCTCCCCGATGCCCCCCGCATGGCTGCGCAGCAATCGGAGCCCGTGCCCGGCGGCGGCCTCGGTCGGCACATCCTCGTTCCGGTTGGCGCCCACGCCGGTCGAGCGGCCGTAGACGCGCCCCGTCGCGGCGATCTGCCGGGCGGCGTCCCAGGAGCGGGTGGCCCGCTTCATCGCCTCGTCCTCCGGCGCCGGCCGCGCGGCTCCGTCGGCGAGGCGGACGACGTCCGCGACGGAGAGTCCGCGGCCGTCGAGGAGTACCGACCCGGTGTCCCCGGCCACCGACCTGTCCACGATCCGAGACGACATCAAGCCCAAACTCCCCTCAATCCGGACACCTGATCTTGCGCATCGGTCATCCGTTACTTCGGATTTACACCAACCCGTTGACAACCTATTCAGCTACAGAGAACTCTGCATGACGTTATACAGCCGGGCAAGGGACAACTCATGATCCAGTTCGACGCGGTCCACAAGCGCTTCCCCAACGGCACGACAGCAGTTCACGATCTCACCCTCGACCTGCCGGAAGGCGGCGTCACCGTCCTCGTCGGATCCTCCGGTTGCGGCAAGACGACCACCCTGCGGATGGTCAACCGGATGATCGAGCCGACCTCCGGCACCATCCGGGTCGGCGGCAAGGACGTCACCGAGCAGGACGCCGCCGAGCTGCGCCGTTCCATCGGCTACGTCATCCAGCAGGCCGGCCTCTTCCCGCACCGCACGGTGCTGGACAACATCGCCACCGTGCCGCTGCTGCTCGGCTGGGGCCGCCGCAAGGCGCGTACGAAAGCGGCCGAGCTGCTGGAGACCGTCGGCCTGTCCGCCGAGGCCGGCAAGCGCTACCCGCACCAGCTCTCCGGAGGCCAGCAGCAGCGCGTCGGCGTTGCGCGCGCCCTCGCCGCCGACCCGCCGGTGCTGCTCATGGACGAGCCGTTCGGCGCGGTCGACCCCGTGGTGCGCACCCAGCTCCAGGACGAACTGCTCCGGCTCCAGAAGGAGTTGAGCAAGACCATCGTCTTCGTCACGCACGACATCGACGAGGCCGTACGGCTCGGCGACCGGATCGCCATCTTCCGCACCGGCGGCCAACTGGTGCAGTGCGCGACCCCGGCCGAACTCCTCGCCCGCCCCGCCGACGACTTCGTGGCCGACTTCCTCGGCGCCGAGCGCGGCCTGAAGCTGCTCTCGCTGAAGACCCTGGCCGAGGTCCCCCAGGGCCCCGCGCCCCAAGGCGACTGGACCCTCGTACTCGACGAGGCCCGCAAGCCCCTCCACTGGGCGAGACAGGACGCCGAGCTCCCCGTACGACCGCTCAAGGACAGCGACTCCCTGCTCTCCGCGCTCAACGAGTCGCTCTCCTCCCCCACCGGCCTGATCGCCCGCGTCGACGCCGACGGTGTCCTCACCGGCGTCTCCTCGCGCGATGACATCCATGAGCACGCGGGCCGGGCGCACACCGAAGCGCGGGTGGCCGCATGACCATCGACTGGTCGTGGATATCCGGCCATACCGACGACCTCACCACGCTCACGGTCTCCCACCTCCAGGCGGCGCTCAGCGCGGTAGCACTCGGCCTGCTGATCTCGCTGCCGCTGGCGGTCGTCGCCCACCGCGTCCGCCCCCTGCGCGGCTTTCTGCTCGGCCTGTCGAACGTGCTCTTCACGATCCCCTCGATCGCGATCTTCGTGCTCCTGCTCCCGATCAGCGGTCTGACCCGGACCACCACCGTCATCGGCCTGACGGTCTACACCCTGGTCGTCCTGCTCCGGAACACGGTCGAGGGCCTGGACTCGGTGCCCGCGAAGACGAAGGAGGCGGCGAAGGCGATGGGCACGCGCCCGCTGCGCACGCTGCTCACGGTCGAGTTCCCGCTCGCCCTCCCCGTGATCATGGCGGGCGTCCGGATCGCGACGGTCATGTCGATCTCGCTCGTCTCGGTCGCGACCTACATCGGCGACGGCGGCCTCGGCCAGCTCTTCACCGACGGCTTCCAGCGCAACTTCCCGACCCCGGTGATCGCCGGAGTGGTCCTCACCCTGCTGCTGGCCGTGGTCGCGGACGCGGCTCTGGTCGCCCTCCAGTACGTGCTGACCCCCTGGCGCAGGAGGCGAGCCTGATATGTACGAACTCATCAAGAACCTCGGCGACTGGCTGACCAGCGGCGAGCAGTGGACCGGCCCCGACGGCATCGCCCACCGCCTCACCGAGCACCTCCAGTACTCGCTCCTCGCCACCCTCATCGCGGCCGCGATCGGCCTCCCGCTCGGCCTGCTGATCGGGCACACCGGCAAGGGCGCGTTCCTCGCGATCAACCTGGCGTCCTTCGGCCGCGCCCTGCCCACCGTCGGTCTGGTCGTGCTGGTCTTCCTGGCCAGCGGTCTGTCCATGACGCCGGTGTACGTCGCCCTGGTCGCCCTCGCGGTCCCGGCGATCGTCACCAACACCTACGCGGGCATGACGGCCGTGGATCCGGATGTGAAGGACGCGGCGAAGGGCCAGGGCATGCGCGGCCACCAGGTCCTCTTCCAGGTGGAACTCCCGCTGGCCCTCCCCCTGATCATGACCGGCCTGCGCCTGGCGCTGATCCAGGTCGTCGCGACGGCGACCATCGCCGCGTACGTCTCCTTCGGCGGCCTGGGCCGCTACGTCTTCGACGGTCTGGCCCAGCGCGACCTGGTGCAGGTGCTGGGCGGCGCGGTGCTGGTGGCCGTGATCGCCGTAGCCCTGGATCTGTCGCTCTCCGCCCTTCAGCGCTTCCTCTTCCGCCACCGCACTGCCTAGGGACCTCTCGATGAACCGACGCACTCTCCTCGGCGGCCTCTTCGCAGCCGCCTCCGTCCCCGCCCTGTCCGCCTGCGCGAGCGGCATCACCTCCCTCGACAACGAGGGCACCTCCTCCGGTGGCGGCGGCTCCAGCAAGGGCGGCATCACCATCGGCACCGCCAACTTCACCGAGAACCAGGTGCTCGGGTACCTGTACGCGGCCGTGCTGCAGGCGGCCGGGGTCGAGGTGAACGTCCGCCCCAACCTCGGCACCCGGGAGATCCTCATCCCCGCCATCAGGGGCGGCGACATCGATCTGCTCCCCGAGTACCAGGGCGCCCTTCTGCACTACGTCGCCCCGAAGGCGACGGCGACGGAGGAGGGCGAGATGCAGAACGCCCTCGCGATGGCCCTCCCGGCCGGCCTCCAGGTGCTGCCGTACGGCATGGCCGAGGACTCGGACGCCTTCGTGGTCACACAGGAGACCGCGCGGAAGTACGGCCTGACTTCCCTCGCCGACCTGAAGAAGCAGAACGGCAAGCTGGTCATCGGCGCCGCGCCCGAGGTCAAGAAGCGCGAGGTCGGCGCGGTGGGCCTGAAGGAGGTCTACGGCGTGGAGTTCAAGGAGTTCAAGTCGCTCGACTCCTCGGGCCCGCTGGTCAAGGGCGCCCTGAAGAAGGGCGACGTGGACGTGGCGAACCTCTTCACCACGGACACGGACATCGTGGCCAACGACTGGGTGGTCCTGTCGGACCCGAAGAACCTGATCCCCGGCCAGCACATCGTCCCCCTCATCGCCGACCGCAAGGCGGACTCCACGGTCCGCAAGGCCCTCGCCGAGCTCGGCAACGTCCTCACCACGGCCCAGCTCACCGAGCTGAACCGCCAGGTGGACAAGGACAAGAAGGACCCGGAGGACGTGGCGAACGCCTACGCCGAGCAGCACGGGCTGACCGCCTGAGGACCCGAGGTCGAACAGGGGGGATATCCCCAGTGCCCCGACCGGCCGGGCTCCCTAACGTTGTCCGTATGACGGGAATGGACGCGCGGGACACCGAGCTGAAGAAAGAACTCAACGCCACCCTGCAGGCCCGCAGGGAGCTGGGTGAGGAGTACGAGTCCGCGC of the Streptomyces sp. NBC_00287 genome contains:
- the hutU gene encoding urocanate hydratase, which translates into the protein MSGPRPVRAPRGTELSALGWQQEAALRMLQNNLDPEVAEHPDKLVVYGGTGKAARDWRSFDAMVRTLRGLKQDETMLVQSGRPVGVMQTHEWAPRVLIANSNLVGDWANWEEFRRLEQLGLTMYGQMTAGSWIYIGTQGILQGTYETFAAVAAKKFNGTLAGTITLTAGLGGMGGAQPLAVTMNDGVAICIDCDPRAIERRIEHRYLDVKADSLEHALQLAVEARDARRPLSIGLLGNAAELLPRMLAEGAPIDIVTDQTSAHDPLAYLPVGVDFDDMASYAAKDPAGFTTRARESMARHVEAMVGFMDAGAEVFDYGNSIRGEAQLAGYDRAFAFPGFVPAYIRPLFCEGKGPFRWAALSGDPADIAKTDKAMLDLFPENESLARWIKMARERVHFQGLPARICWLGYGERDKAGERFNDMVASGELAAPLAIGRDHLDCGSVASPYRETEAMLDGSDAIADWPLLNAMVNVASGASWVSIHHGGGVGMGRSIHAGQVTVADGTKLAGEKIRRVLTNDPGMGVIRHVDAGYDIAESVADERGVRVPMREGDSA
- a CDS encoding diaminopimelate decarboxylase encodes the protein MGNDSTGDAVDRDAVDSVKGGRTSDGERAARRDEAVRAAVERGLLGPDSPIVGLLDVTGIRESAAELRSAFDAVTAPGTPVLHAFAVKATPLVPVLRLLHEAGIGAEVASPGELALARAAGLPPELTVLDSPAKTPAELREALALGIAINADNPQELDRIDALMKSAPSRSPLGIRVNPQVGAGAIEALSTATATSKFGVALRDEGAREWVVRAYLDRPWLTRLHAHTGSQGVPLSLMARGVAETYELAEEINGRIGRRQIDTVDIGGGLPVNFSSDATTPTYAQYARLLSEAVPGLFDGRYGLVTEFGRSLLAKHGTVLARVEYTKSAGGRPVAVTHAGVQVATRTVYAPGSWPLRIAAYDAKGRPKTGAEVVQDVAGPACFAGDLLAEARALPPLEQGDLVAALDTGAYYFAHHYAYNSLARPGVYGFAPGGSEGVAFATVREPQSLDSIVAESGGAHASALTTLRTPGRA
- a CDS encoding transcriptional regulator, whose amino-acid sequence is MTALRATPAGPPRLPVRDRSTAGERAPRGLSPMLSRLAAEQATGVLLRERGTLYLAEGRVVHAESPAAPGLDVLLTAHGTLSTAAWRDAVARADDRHGAARLLVDGGRITPGTLELCHLGALYDAAYFALAPSSTPGRFRYGTGHWLGPVHPVPVAAVERETLRRRDLLHRIWPDPGTDQAPLARADPLRTPMLTARQRAVVALLDGVRTATDIARALGRPAFHTLVDIRRLAAAGVLTPRPVEPERTAAVATPLSPPSTPRSEPPNPTPAPPPLPTRPNPPSPAERLAVDDPDVALLKRVRDALEAL
- a CDS encoding roadblock/LC7 domain-containing protein, with product MGAEASIVDELQRLRAHIPQLTGSLVAGVDGLVVVEDTPGVEPEGVAALTAAALGVAVRLTDVTGRGELRELLVRGRDGYVATYAAGRSAVLTLLARDDVSVGRLHLEGRRAAIRIGELVDSAVVATKPRAKAQRTAPTPQPRTTTES
- a CDS encoding MurR/RpiR family transcriptional regulator, yielding MSADRNTGDTPAARLQALFEGHRLTPTQRRIAHSMVRRAADVPFLSSVELAELAGVSQPSVTRFAVALGFDGYPALRKHLREVAPAEPAAAPGAYNEYQQAVEAEIENLRHLAELLADPRPVQRAGRLLAASRPLPVLGLRAAASQAYGFAYFAAKVHPDVRLLNEGGTMIHDRIDACVRAGATALLCFALPRHPREVLDTLGYAKEAGLTVVTVADSAFAPVAKASDLLLPAAVGTGLAFDTACAPMLLGRVLLEAMCDDLPDAQARLEQFDVRAAARGLFVE
- a CDS encoding aromatic amino acid ammonia-lyase, which translates into the protein MSSRIVDRSVAGDTGSVLLDGRGLSVADVVRLADGAARPAPEDEAMKRATRSWDAARQIAATGRVYGRSTGVGANRNEDVPTEAAAGHGLRLLRSHAGGIGEELPARQVRAMLAVRANQLLAGGAGLRPTVVTSLCEALESGAYPVVNEFGSVGTGDLAALAQVGLALAGEHPWRGAGAPEPQPLDNNDALALISSNALTLGQAALALHELRGLIAATQVVAALSLLAVDGSHEPYAAPVHEARPHRGSTEVARSMRELIGAADRPTPPLGRIQDPYGFRCVPQIHGPAQDAADALETVLAVEINAAAENPLIAVEDLAAYHHGGFYQAQLALALDHFRLAVTQVARLSTSRLSTLNEPAYTRLRPFLADNEPASSGVMILEYSAAAALGDLRAFSAPASLGHAVLSRGVEEQASFASLAARQTLRACGAYRLVVGCELVAAVRALRQRGLRPEPGVPAGRALELAEAVLDEDQADRPLTDDVTAAARLLDRFTEIWRGSAA
- a CDS encoding ABC transporter ATP-binding protein produces the protein MIQFDAVHKRFPNGTTAVHDLTLDLPEGGVTVLVGSSGCGKTTTLRMVNRMIEPTSGTIRVGGKDVTEQDAAELRRSIGYVIQQAGLFPHRTVLDNIATVPLLLGWGRRKARTKAAELLETVGLSAEAGKRYPHQLSGGQQQRVGVARALAADPPVLLMDEPFGAVDPVVRTQLQDELLRLQKELSKTIVFVTHDIDEAVRLGDRIAIFRTGGQLVQCATPAELLARPADDFVADFLGAERGLKLLSLKTLAEVPQGPAPQGDWTLVLDEARKPLHWARQDAELPVRPLKDSDSLLSALNESLSSPTGLIARVDADGVLTGVSSRDDIHEHAGRAHTEARVAA